A region from the Acidiferrobacter sp. SPIII_3 genome encodes:
- the udp gene encoding uridine phosphorylase, protein MTDSDLQYHVGLSGSLIEGARYVLMPGDPDRVPVLAAAFDHSRPLGQSREYRSALAYAKDVPTPVLILSTGIGAPSAAIAIEELARLGVRYFLRVGTTGAIQQHVAPGDLVISEASVRLEGTSSHYAPVEYPAVASIDMIRALREAACALGVPHHSGMTCSSDSFWPGQERRDSFSAYVPRRFQGTLEEWRRLNVLSYEMENSALFVVCRALALEAASVCAVVACRWQGEAVSHDAYAKAKHDLARVAREAVRRHATRAVEPIGGHG, encoded by the coding sequence ATGACTGATTCGGATCTTCAGTATCATGTCGGCCTGTCGGGTTCACTCATCGAGGGCGCCCGGTATGTCTTGATGCCCGGTGATCCCGATCGTGTTCCGGTCCTGGCGGCGGCCTTTGACCATTCGCGGCCGCTCGGTCAGAGCCGCGAGTATCGTTCGGCGCTCGCTTATGCGAAAGATGTGCCCACCCCGGTCCTGATCCTGTCGACGGGTATCGGGGCCCCGTCGGCGGCCATCGCCATCGAGGAACTCGCCCGCCTGGGCGTCCGTTATTTTCTTCGCGTGGGCACGACCGGCGCCATCCAGCAGCACGTCGCGCCAGGCGACCTTGTCATCAGCGAGGCTTCGGTGCGGCTCGAGGGGACATCATCCCACTATGCGCCCGTTGAATACCCGGCTGTGGCATCCATCGACATGATCCGCGCCCTGCGCGAGGCGGCCTGTGCGCTTGGTGTCCCGCACCATAGTGGCATGACGTGCTCGTCGGACAGCTTCTGGCCCGGACAGGAGCGCCGAGACTCTTTCAGTGCTTACGTTCCCCGACGATTTCAGGGCACGCTCGAGGAGTGGCGCCGGCTGAATGTGTTGAGTTATGAGATGGAGAACTCGGCGCTTTTCGTCGTATGCCGCGCGCTGGCTCTCGAGGCCGCGTCGGTGTGCGCGGTAGTCGCCTGCCGCTGGCAGGGTGAGGCGGTCAGTCACGATGCTTATGCCAAGGCCAAACACGATCTTGCGCGCGTGGCCAGGGAGGCCGTGCGCCGTCATGCCACGCGGGCCGTCGAGCCGATCGGCGGGCACGGATAG
- the deoC gene encoding deoxyribose-phosphate aldolase, with amino-acid sequence MVPSNPYPTWIDLLDLTRLEAATGDEGAVADLCRRAQTPRGNVAAVCVHPGYVGLARDLLADSGIAIATVANFPGGDQGLEQVLAEVGRVLRDGATEIDVVVPYRRWLQGDTRSVPALLDPVAGLCAGRAQVKAILETGLIPSSAECQALAWACARPGVAFLKTSTGKAGHGATPEAVGDLVRVLAPLRDAGRPMGLKIAGGVRTRDQLQCYYEIIARTLGSGFFQPVTLRIGASSLLDELLAASSHD; translated from the coding sequence ATGGTCCCGTCGAATCCCTATCCCACCTGGATCGATCTCCTGGATCTGACACGCCTCGAAGCCGCCACGGGCGACGAGGGCGCGGTCGCGGACCTGTGTCGCCGGGCGCAGACCCCGCGTGGCAACGTGGCGGCCGTATGCGTCCATCCCGGTTACGTGGGCCTTGCCCGCGACTTGTTGGCCGATAGCGGCATCGCAATCGCAACCGTGGCCAACTTTCCCGGTGGCGACCAGGGGCTCGAACAGGTGCTGGCCGAGGTCGGCCGGGTGTTGCGCGACGGTGCCACCGAGATCGACGTGGTCGTTCCCTATCGCCGCTGGCTGCAAGGCGATACGCGCTCGGTCCCGGCATTGCTCGATCCCGTGGCGGGGCTCTGCGCCGGCCGGGCGCAGGTCAAGGCCATCCTTGAAACGGGGCTCATACCCTCGTCCGCCGAATGCCAGGCATTGGCGTGGGCCTGCGCGCGTCCGGGCGTTGCGTTCCTTAAGACCTCGACCGGCAAGGCCGGTCATGGCGCGACTCCCGAGGCCGTGGGGGATCTCGTGCGCGTGTTGGCGCCGTTGCGGGACGCGGGGCGGCCCATGGGACTCAAGATCGCAGGCGGCGTGCGCACGCGTGATCAACTGCAGTGCTATTACGAGATCATCGCGCGGACCCTCGGAAGCGGTTTTTTCCAACCGGTCACACTGCGCATCGGCGCGAGCAGTTTGCTAGATGAGCTCCTCGCGGCGTCATCCCATGACTGA
- a CDS encoding cytidine deaminase produces the protein MSDFKVSGDIARLLRAAHEVIAHAYAPYSGFPVGAAVLTVSGEVFAGCNVENAAYPLGLCAEAAALGVMVSAVGAQRLRAALVLTARPAPSWPCGGCRQRLQEFMGAEAMVYAAGCDAEPVAIPFARLLPLAFGADDLAPRSS, from the coding sequence ATGAGTGATTTCAAGGTGTCGGGTGATATCGCAAGGCTCTTACGCGCCGCGCACGAGGTCATTGCGCATGCGTATGCACCGTATTCGGGATTCCCGGTCGGCGCCGCGGTCCTTACTGTCTCGGGCGAGGTCTTTGCGGGATGCAATGTCGAAAATGCGGCCTACCCCTTGGGTTTGTGCGCGGAGGCCGCGGCGCTCGGCGTCATGGTCTCGGCGGTCGGCGCGCAACGCCTGCGCGCGGCGCTGGTATTGACGGCGCGGCCCGCGCCGTCATGGCCATGCGGGGGGTGTCGCCAGCGCTTGCAGGAATTCATGGGGGCCGAGGCCATGGTCTACGCCGCGGGCTGCGACGCCGAACCGGTCGCCATCCCGTTCGCGCGACTCCTGCCGCTTGCGTTTGGCGCCGACGACCTCGCGCCCCGCTCCTCCTGA
- a CDS encoding cytosine permease, which produces MTHDLGSMVAVETLGVDPVPRSRRVMKAGTVFVVWALASASATTPIIGLLLKGMSVGRFTILVSVATLCGLWPGMMMSEMGRDRPVISMVTAKRTFGSAGAAALTALYALVGAAWFGLNTAVGAEIVGALFPGWAGGALIVLGAAQTALVLFGMPLLEKFYRYTGPIFVLCYGVLAYYLFSRYPFSWPMQRGPVAWGRDIDLVLSFSLLAWAYDFPTVTRFCVPRDAAEPALTRWRYRLSAPLGVMSAVLVMGILGLLSLRLAGLWNVALLAKSLPVWGEVAAVGVILAIAHTNAMNLYPAVTKIMMLVDAARVRRSAVQQPFTVIVLGAFSTYLAYAGILHAVQSFLSILGAFLFPFTFILVLDYVLSSTPQASGDQVGGRPGTEPGARAWMALVVLLLGLGLGEWSPPLTGSVARFVPWQMVVAVSAALLYGALRRYLMGESIAGDTPGVVGDE; this is translated from the coding sequence ATGACGCACGACCTAGGTTCCATGGTCGCGGTCGAGACGCTGGGGGTGGACCCCGTGCCCCGTTCGCGGCGCGTGATGAAGGCCGGCACCGTGTTCGTCGTCTGGGCGCTGGCCTCGGCATCGGCGACGACCCCGATCATAGGCCTGCTTTTGAAGGGGATGAGTGTGGGTCGATTCACGATACTGGTGAGCGTGGCCACGCTCTGCGGGCTATGGCCCGGGATGATGATGAGCGAGATGGGCCGCGACCGCCCGGTCATTTCCATGGTGACCGCGAAACGGACGTTCGGTTCGGCGGGTGCTGCGGCCTTGACGGCCTTGTATGCCCTGGTCGGAGCGGCGTGGTTCGGGCTTAATACCGCGGTCGGCGCCGAGATCGTGGGCGCCTTGTTCCCGGGGTGGGCCGGTGGTGCGCTCATCGTGCTTGGGGCGGCGCAGACCGCGCTTGTCTTGTTCGGGATGCCGCTACTCGAGAAGTTCTACCGGTACACCGGTCCGATCTTCGTCCTGTGCTACGGTGTTCTGGCCTATTATCTTTTCTCCCGTTACCCGTTCTCATGGCCCATGCAGCGCGGGCCGGTGGCTTGGGGGCGTGATATCGATCTCGTGTTGAGTTTCAGTCTTCTGGCATGGGCCTACGACTTTCCCACGGTCACGCGTTTTTGCGTCCCGCGCGATGCCGCCGAACCGGCTCTGACCCGCTGGCGGTATCGACTGTCGGCGCCCCTTGGCGTGATGTCGGCGGTTCTGGTCATGGGCATTCTGGGGCTCTTGAGCTTGCGGCTCGCCGGTCTCTGGAATGTGGCCCTGTTGGCCAAGTCCTTGCCGGTGTGGGGTGAGGTCGCGGCCGTGGGCGTGATTCTGGCCATAGCCCATACCAACGCCATGAATCTCTATCCGGCGGTGACCAAGATCATGATGCTGGTAGACGCCGCCCGCGTAAGGCGATCGGCTGTTCAGCAGCCCTTCACGGTCATTGTGCTGGGGGCGTTTTCGACCTACCTCGCCTACGCGGGTATCCTTCATGCCGTGCAATCGTTCCTGTCGATCCTGGGGGCCTTCTTGTTTCCCTTTACCTTCATCTTGGTGCTCGACTATGTTTTGTCGTCCACGCCGCAGGCCTCGGGCGACCAGGTTGGGGGGCGCCCCGGGACCGAGCCTGGGGCTCGCGCGTGGATGGCGCTCGTGGTATTGCTCCTGGGCCTGGGGTTGGGGGAATGGTCACCACCCCTCACGGGGTCCGTGGCGCGTTTTGTGCCTTGGCAGATGGTGGTGGCGGTGTCGGCGGCGCTGTTGTATGGGGCGCTACGCCGGTATCTTATGGGGGAGTCGATCGCGGGAGATACTCCGGGCGTGGTGGGTGATGAGTGA
- a CDS encoding GTP cyclohydrolase II: MTRHIVLTSHPRTGTDTAPLAVHWGAPDAHRRGPILAGPVNRAMRNVIGAHSGSYAIYRALAVASGALAPDHKPDLTDTDPAAAIGAHAHWSDPNKIVSLDPWGHRVAEVFARQIAEGLDVRPTIAITRAHINMGELREAMATGRLRSDGRVLLANGDVRVSKIAVDPVWYLPGVAARFGVNERALRRHIFEQTGGMFPELVTRPDLKVFLPPIGGTTVYMFGDPQRLGRSDTAIACRVHDECNGSDVFGSDICTCRPYLAHGIEVCIDMAQQGGVGLIVYNRKEGRALGEVTKFLVYNARKRQPGGDRAQTYFERTECVAGVQDMRLQELMPDVLHWLGVTRIDRWASMSHMKYHALVSQGIAVGERVAIPDDLIPADARVEMDAKKAAGYFSADHPDADGLAVAHGRPFET; this comes from the coding sequence GTGACTCGCCATATCGTCCTCACCTCCCACCCAAGGACCGGTACAGACACCGCGCCCTTGGCGGTGCACTGGGGCGCACCCGACGCGCACCGGCGCGGACCGATACTCGCAGGCCCCGTAAATCGCGCAATGCGTAACGTCATAGGGGCGCACTCGGGCTCCTATGCGATCTATCGCGCCCTGGCGGTGGCCTCCGGGGCGTTGGCCCCGGATCACAAACCGGATCTCACCGATACCGATCCCGCTGCGGCCATCGGGGCTCATGCCCACTGGAGTGATCCCAACAAAATCGTATCCCTCGACCCCTGGGGCCACCGGGTCGCCGAGGTCTTTGCCCGTCAAATCGCGGAAGGCCTCGACGTCCGTCCGACGATCGCCATCACGCGCGCCCATATCAACATGGGGGAATTGCGCGAGGCCATGGCGACCGGGCGCCTGAGGTCCGACGGACGCGTATTGCTTGCCAATGGCGACGTCCGTGTAAGCAAGATCGCCGTCGACCCGGTGTGGTATCTGCCGGGGGTCGCGGCACGATTCGGCGTGAATGAAAGGGCGCTTCGCCGCCACATATTTGAACAGACCGGCGGCATGTTCCCGGAACTCGTCACGCGCCCCGACCTGAAGGTGTTCCTGCCCCCCATCGGCGGCACGACCGTCTACATGTTCGGGGACCCCCAAAGACTGGGGCGCTCCGATACCGCGATTGCCTGCCGCGTGCATGATGAATGCAACGGCTCGGATGTCTTCGGTTCCGATATCTGCACCTGCCGTCCTTATCTCGCCCACGGAATAGAGGTATGCATCGACATGGCCCAACAAGGCGGGGTCGGACTCATAGTCTACAACCGCAAGGAGGGGCGGGCCCTGGGCGAGGTCACGAAGTTTCTCGTCTACAACGCCCGGAAACGCCAGCCAGGGGGTGACCGCGCGCAGACCTACTTCGAAAGAACGGAGTGCGTGGCCGGCGTGCAGGACATGCGCCTCCAGGAGCTCATGCCCGACGTCCTGCACTGGTTGGGCGTTACGCGCATCGATCGCTGGGCATCCATGAGCCACATGAAATACCACGCGCTCGTCAGCCAGGGCATCGCCGTGGGGGAGCGCGTTGCGATTCCCGATGACCTCATCCCCGCGGACGCGCGCGTGGAGATGGACGCCAAGAAGGCCGCCGGATATTTTTCCGCTGACCACCCGGATGCCGATGGACTGGCGGTGGCGCACGGCCGCCCCTTCGAGACATGA
- a CDS encoding DUF1688 family protein, with translation MSSRPAGLEGQDRAAPDEAARQLLSAEAVRTRCHDIMAAAERDELTHFQWHPGKVVDIASYVAATIRQRFPNLAIPPHSRWRHFEALGYHLAPAHPSDDAESRAEVARRAIDLVIPSVLLDAGAGPQWHYRDPRHGTLTRSEGLAAASLALFTGGGLSADPGDPLRTDAERLSCCDEHSLARVFQAGADNPLVGLRERAALLCRLGGLLQGHPAIFGTPARLGNLFDHIAAHASHGCARAPDILALLLVILGPLWPNRLSQDGIALGDCGRHPASRDGYVPFHKLTQWLVYSLIEPLEAGGLRVVDTDHLTGLAEYRNGGLLLDMGALTARDRRLLAHPQPAGSEAVVEWRALTVAALDLLRGAVQQRLGSEQEAPLSMAQLMEGGTWAAGRAVAARARRDGRPPLNVLSDGTVF, from the coding sequence ATGAGTTCGCGTCCCGCGGGTCTCGAGGGACAGGATCGTGCCGCGCCGGACGAAGCGGCGAGGCAATTGCTGTCCGCGGAGGCCGTACGCACCCGCTGCCACGACATCATGGCTGCTGCCGAGCGCGATGAACTGACACATTTCCAGTGGCATCCCGGGAAGGTGGTCGACATCGCATCTTATGTGGCCGCGACCATCCGGCAGCGCTTCCCGAACCTTGCGATACCGCCGCATAGCCGCTGGCGACATTTCGAGGCCCTGGGATACCACCTCGCACCGGCCCACCCCTCGGATGACGCCGAATCGCGCGCCGAAGTCGCGCGACGCGCCATCGATCTGGTCATTCCGAGCGTCCTGCTCGATGCCGGAGCCGGACCACAATGGCATTACCGGGATCCACGTCATGGAACGCTTACGCGCTCGGAGGGGCTTGCGGCCGCAAGTCTTGCGCTCTTTACCGGCGGCGGGCTCTCGGCCGACCCCGGCGACCCCCTGCGAACCGACGCTGAGCGCCTTTCATGCTGCGACGAGCACAGCCTGGCGCGGGTCTTTCAGGCCGGCGCCGACAATCCCCTCGTGGGGCTCCGGGAACGCGCCGCGCTGTTGTGTCGCCTCGGCGGTCTGTTGCAGGGTCATCCCGCCATCTTCGGCACGCCCGCGCGGCTCGGCAACCTCTTCGACCACATTGCCGCGCACGCGTCGCACGGATGCGCGCGCGCCCCCGATATCCTTGCGCTCCTGCTCGTCATCCTGGGCCCCCTTTGGCCGAACCGACTATCGCAAGACGGGATCGCCCTCGGGGATTGCGGACGGCATCCGGCAAGCCGCGACGGCTATGTGCCCTTCCACAAGCTGACGCAGTGGCTGGTCTATTCCCTCATAGAGCCGCTCGAGGCCGGCGGGCTGCGGGTCGTGGACACCGATCACCTGACCGGGCTTGCCGAATACCGCAACGGCGGGCTGCTGCTTGACATGGGCGCGCTTACGGCGCGCGACCGACGACTCCTCGCGCACCCGCAACCGGCGGGCTCGGAAGCGGTCGTCGAATGGCGCGCGCTGACGGTGGCCGCGCTCGATCTCCTGCGCGGGGCGGTACAGCAACGACTCGGCTCGGAACAGGAAGCCCCGCTCTCCATGGCACAGCTCATGGAAGGCGGCACATGGGCCGCGGGCCGCGCGGTTGCCGCCCGTGCGCGCCGCGACGGGAGGCCGCCTCTCAACGTTCTAAGTGATGGCACTGTCTTTTAA
- the upp gene encoding uracil phosphoribosyltransferase, whose translation MRQDIQVIDHPLVQHKLSVARNRDTTTDNFRRLVREIAAMLAYEATRDLPVEYADIHTPITACSVPVISGKKLCLVSILRAGNGMLDGMIDLLPNARVGHIGLYRDPETLEAVEYYFKVPDDIAERMVIVVDPMLATGNTALAALSRLKEAGATSLKYVCLLASPEGLAALRAAYPDVAVVTAAIDRCLDEHGYIVPGLGDAGDRIFGTL comes from the coding sequence ATGCGTCAGGACATCCAGGTCATTGATCACCCGTTGGTGCAGCACAAACTGAGTGTGGCGCGCAATCGGGATACGACCACCGACAACTTCCGCAGGCTCGTTCGCGAGATCGCCGCGATGTTGGCCTATGAGGCAACTCGCGACCTCCCGGTGGAATATGCCGACATCCATACCCCGATCACCGCTTGCAGCGTTCCTGTGATCAGCGGCAAAAAACTCTGCCTCGTGTCCATCCTCCGGGCTGGTAACGGCATGCTCGATGGCATGATCGATCTGCTTCCCAATGCGCGCGTGGGCCACATAGGGCTCTATCGGGATCCCGAGACCCTGGAGGCCGTCGAATATTACTTCAAGGTCCCCGACGATATCGCAGAACGCATGGTCATAGTCGTCGATCCCATGCTCGCCACCGGAAACACGGCGCTCGCGGCCTTATCGCGGCTGAAGGAGGCCGGCGCGACCAGTCTGAAATACGTCTGCCTGCTGGCAAGCCCGGAGGGCCTCGCGGCCTTGCGCGCCGCGTATCCGGACGTTGCCGTCGTGACCGCCGCCATCGACCGATGCCTGGACGAACATGGCTATATCGTCCCCGGGCTTGGCGATGCCGGTGACCGGATCTTTGGCACCCTGTGA
- a CDS encoding TetR family transcriptional regulator C-terminal domain-containing protein produces the protein MREPWRQTIEQRILEAAEEDFARAGFAGARTAAIAARAGIPKANLHYYFKTKAALYRAVLDRILSLWLSETDIIRAEVAPSFALEHYIRAKMVLAMTHPQASRVFAHEILHGAPHIKDYLRTELRRLVTAKSRVIEGWVAAGLMAPIDPPHLFFTIWAATQTYADFDSQVCAVLGVRHLDAPHQTRAADHVVTLILRGCGLENAPIKARPFAVRRPRKTAIAGVRIARSDKRHRSGR, from the coding sequence ATGCGCGAACCTTGGCGACAGACCATCGAACAGCGGATACTCGAGGCGGCCGAGGAGGACTTTGCGCGGGCCGGGTTCGCCGGGGCGCGCACGGCGGCGATCGCGGCGCGCGCCGGCATCCCAAAGGCCAATCTCCACTACTACTTCAAGACCAAGGCGGCGCTCTATCGCGCGGTGCTCGACAGGATCCTGTCGCTTTGGCTCTCCGAGACCGATATCATCCGCGCCGAGGTGGCCCCGTCATTCGCGCTCGAACACTATATACGCGCCAAGATGGTCCTTGCGATGACCCACCCCCAGGCCTCACGCGTATTCGCCCACGAGATCCTACATGGCGCGCCACACATAAAAGATTACCTGCGCACCGAACTGCGCCGTTTGGTAACCGCCAAATCACGAGTTATCGAAGGCTGGGTGGCGGCCGGACTCATGGCCCCGATCGATCCCCCGCACCTGTTTTTCACCATATGGGCCGCCACCCAGACCTATGCGGACTTCGACAGCCAGGTGTGCGCGGTACTCGGGGTGCGACACCTGGATGCCCCTCACCAGACACGCGCCGCCGATCATGTCGTGACCCTGATCCTGCGCGGATGCGGCCTCGAGAATGCCCCCATCAAGGCCCGGCCGTTCGCGGTACGCCGCCCGCGGAAGACGGCCATCGCCGGGGTACGCATCGCCCGGTCCGATAAGCGGCATCGATCGGGACGATAA
- a CDS encoding MFS transporter — protein sequence MPDQLSALDDKMSPLERRTAYSLAAIYVVRMLGLFMILPVFTMYGAELKGHTPLLIGLALGIYGLSQATFQIPLGTLSDRIGRKPVILFALTLFVIGSVVAALSHTIVGVIVGRALQGAGAMSSTVLALAADLTREQHRTKIMATIGVSIGIAFTTGMVLGPVLNAWIGVSGIFWSTAALGLLAMGVAIGVVPNPKSHRHHRDTGIVAASFTKVLKNRELLRLDFGIFIMQFVLTSNFVVLPVLLAHITHVPVNRSWELYLPIMVFAFLLMIPFIIIAEQRRKMRQILLGAITVLGLANLTYVYADRSLPAMAAGLLVFFTAFSVLEATLPSLVAKVAPADQKGTAMGAYSTSQFLGVFTGGTVGGMVYGTWGIHGAIVTSASAVLLWLLVALGMAEPRYLSSYVLPIKASDAQEANALQAALTAIRGVADAAVAADEGVAYLKIDRAVIDESALRAFARPTSEPLTG from the coding sequence ATGCCAGATCAGCTATCGGCACTCGACGATAAAATGTCGCCGCTGGAGCGGCGTACCGCCTATTCTCTAGCCGCCATCTATGTTGTCCGCATGCTGGGTCTGTTCATGATCCTGCCGGTCTTCACGATGTACGGCGCGGAACTGAAAGGCCACACCCCGCTTTTGATCGGGCTTGCCCTGGGCATCTACGGACTCTCCCAGGCGACCTTCCAGATCCCGCTTGGGACGCTCTCCGATCGTATCGGCCGCAAGCCCGTGATCCTGTTCGCGCTCACACTTTTCGTGATCGGGAGCGTCGTGGCCGCGCTTTCCCACACCATCGTCGGCGTCATCGTGGGCCGTGCCCTCCAGGGCGCGGGCGCCATGTCGTCCACGGTATTGGCGCTCGCCGCGGACCTGACACGCGAACAACATCGCACAAAGATCATGGCGACCATCGGTGTCAGCATCGGTATAGCCTTCACCACGGGTATGGTCCTTGGCCCGGTCCTGAATGCCTGGATCGGCGTCTCGGGGATATTCTGGTCGACTGCGGCGCTGGGCCTGCTGGCCATGGGTGTCGCCATTGGCGTCGTCCCGAACCCGAAATCGCATCGCCACCACCGCGACACCGGCATTGTCGCGGCATCCTTCACCAAAGTCCTCAAGAATCGCGAGCTTTTGCGGCTTGACTTTGGCATCTTCATCATGCAGTTCGTGCTCACGTCGAACTTCGTGGTCCTGCCGGTGCTGCTCGCGCACATAACCCACGTCCCGGTGAACCGCAGTTGGGAGCTCTACCTCCCGATCATGGTGTTCGCGTTTTTGCTCATGATCCCCTTCATTATCATTGCCGAGCAACGGCGCAAGATGCGGCAGATCCTACTCGGGGCGATCACCGTATTGGGTCTTGCGAACCTGACATATGTCTATGCCGACCGCTCGTTGCCGGCCATGGCTGCGGGCCTCCTCGTGTTCTTTACGGCATTTAGCGTCCTCGAGGCGACCCTCCCCTCGCTGGTCGCCAAAGTGGCGCCGGCCGACCAAAAAGGTACGGCCATGGGCGCCTATTCGACCTCCCAGTTCCTCGGCGTATTCACGGGCGGCACCGTGGGCGGCATGGTCTACGGGACCTGGGGCATCCATGGCGCCATCGTGACGAGCGCCAGCGCCGTGCTTCTATGGCTGCTGGTCGCGCTCGGGATGGCCGAACCCCGATACCTGTCGAGCTACGTCCTGCCGATCAAGGCCTCGGACGCGCAAGAGGCCAACGCCCTCCAGGCGGCGCTCACCGCCATCCGCGGCGTGGCCGATGCCGCGGTGGCCGCCGACGAGGGTGTCGCCTATCTCAAAATCGACCGCGCCGTGATCGACGAGAGCGCGCTGCGTGCCTTTGCGCGCCCCACGAGCGAGCCGTTGACGGGGTAG